In Brassica rapa cultivar Chiifu-401-42 chromosome A06, CAAS_Brap_v3.01, whole genome shotgun sequence, a single window of DNA contains:
- the LOC103873704 gene encoding uncharacterized protein LOC103873704, with the protein MAGTSTKKVRKPSKRSKPSPLPSQYEFTPRTTEPPPRGNRRAGPTVSDYPPLRQLFEESTPRTQPRAASTPLSQLAPPPQPRGSQTSANVRPRQPTVSIRRQSPMSSEAQNSQNTEAPKGPDEDEPVPNSPFPVEPNLSEDQTRLLNALLSQPGRERYTMSLSPTFEPGTMWFGRDKGKLTRRITKVFTNKFDGPFYSWTCVDQDKKEKFFVEFAKTHTWNPIYTGVVQEKFGQVCQRRMKDMVSKRRKSRVRPSWILNDLWKEMTAYWDTAKAQQKSETTSAARLSDRNGLGPHKHNAGQKSYLQIEQEMVEELGRPVTIGEVFIKAHTKKNGSFVDKKAKLVAEAYEKNKQAKLADLQAENSESSDGTSHPPQLSLDQDNELFLLSTVTDKRGRHYGIGSLESTIVNGKRKRCESSSSYVDLEKQLSDAHRKIEKQAAYTAKQAKKLKSFSLVKKYLAATDPNFLAFMAANQGEDDDEGEEGEGDGEGEGESESESEGEGEGEGEEGEDEGEGESEDEDEF; encoded by the exons ATGGCCGGAACATCAACGAAGAAGGTTCGGAAACCCTCAAAACGGTCTAAACCATCTCCTCTACCGTCGCAGTATGAGTTCACTCCAAGGACAACAGAGCCTCCACCTCGTGGCAACCGCAGAGCTGGACCAACGGTGAGTGACTACCCACCTCTGAGACAGCTGTTCGAGGAGTCTACGCCGAGGACCCAACCTCGAGCTGCTTCAACGCCTCTTTCTCAACTAGCTCCACCACCACAACCTCGAGGGTCTCAAACCTCAGCCAATGTTCGACCTCGACAACCTACGGTCTCTATTAGGCGACAATCTCCTATGAGTTCTGAAGCTCAAAACTCACAGAATACTGAAGCTCCAAAAGGTCCAGATGAGGATGAACCAGTCCCCAACTCACCATTTCCAGTAGAACCGAATCTGTCTGAAGACCAGACGAGGCTTCTCAACGCCCTTCTCTCCCAGCCCGGCCGAGAGCGCTACACCATGAGCCTTTCTCCCACCTTCGAGCCTGGAACCATGTG GTTTGGTCGGGACAAAGGTAAACTGACTCGGAGGATCACTAAAGTCTTTACAAACAAGTTTGATGGTCCCTTCTACAGTTGGACTTGCGTCGATCaggacaaaaaagaaaaattctttGTTGAATTTGCA AAAACTCACACTTGGAATCCCATATATACTGGTGTGGTTCAAGAGAAGTTCGGGCAGGTATGTCAGCGACGTATGAAGGACATGGTTAGCAAGCGTAGGAAGTCTCGAGTTCGACCATCCTGGATTTTGAATGATCTGTGGAAAGAAATGACAGCTTACTGGGACACTGCTAAAGCCCAACAAAAAAGCGAGACAACATCAGCTGCTCGGTTGTCTGACCGAAATGGTCTTGGTCCTCACAAGCACAATGCTGGCCAGAAGTCTTACCTCCAAATCGAACAAGAAATG GTTGAAGAATTGGGCAGACCAGTGACTATTGGTGAAGTTTTCATCAAGGCACACACCAAAAAAAATGGCAGCTTTGTAGATAAGAAAGCAAAGCTAGTTGCAGAGGCCTATGAGAAGAACAAGCAAGCCAAGCTGGCTGACCTTCAAGCTGAAAACTCAGAGAGTTCAGATGGTACTTCACACCCTCCACAACTCTCTCTAGACCAGGATAATGAGCTCTTCCTTCTG TCCACTGTCACAGACAAAAGAGGAAGACACTATGGAATAGGAAGCCTAGAAAGTACTATTGTCAACGGAAAGCGCAAGCGTTGTGAATCCTCTTCTTCGTACGTAGACCTCGAAAAACAGCTCAGCGATGCTCACCGGAAGATTGAGAAGCAGGCGGCTTACACTGCCAAGCAAGCAAAAAAGCTCAAAAGTTTTTCCTTGGTGAAGAAGTATCTGGCTGCAACTGATCCAAATTTTTTGGCCTTCATGGCTGCTAATCAaggtgaagatgatgatgaaggtgAAGAAGGTGAAGGTGATGGTGAAGGTGAAGGTGAAAGTGAAAGTGAAAGTGAAGGTGAAGGTGAAGGTGAAGGTGAAGAAGGTGAAGATGAAGGGGAAGGTGAaagtgaagatgaagatgaattTTAG
- the LOC103873703 gene encoding uncharacterized protein LOC103873703, which produces MQHLPIHLPYEAELGGPVQYRWMYVFERNFKKLKAKAKNKRFAAGSIVESYINEEIAYFSEHYFSDHIQTKSRFTRFDEGEVPVYHVPGVPDIFTHVGRPSGEIQEIWLSEKDYRCAHAYVLRNCDYFQPLERMFEDFLNAKYPDLSEKDLSVKRADEYHIWVKDYVSYWSNTHNFPVWVKDISNGPLTRARTWPMYFTKGYLFHTQKHGEGRKTCNYGVSVKGESYTNASDEANYYGILTDIIQIQYEGSVNLKITLFKCKWYDPVIGRGTRRRNGGIVDVLSSRKYYKYEPFILASQADQVCYIPYPYVKKPKQSWLNVLKVNPRRIISGEYEDKEPTLLQQENDDAVLMTTIEELAVDHLVHARVQPINLDIDVEDDEPEDEFQCNVSSSSSDDGDGEEPY; this is translated from the exons atgcaACACCTGCCTATACATCTCCCATACGAAGCTGAACTAGGAGGACCTGTGCAATATAGGTGGATGTATGTTTTTGAAAggaatttcaaaaaattgaaagcAAAAGCCAAGAACAAAAGATTTGCGGCCGGCTCGATTGTCGAATCATATATCAACGAGGAGATAGCTTACTTCTCAGAACACTACTTTTCTGATCATATACAAACCAAATCAAG GTTCACAAGATTTGATGAAGGTGAAGTCCCCGTATATCATGTCCCTGGAGTACCTGATATATTTACGCACGTAGGACGTCCAAGTGGAGAAATACAAGAAATATGGCTTTCCGAGAAAGACTATAGATGCGCACATGCATATGTTTTACGCAATTGTGATTATTTTCAGCCACTTGAGAG GATGTTTGAAGATTTTCTTAATGCAAAATATCCAGACCTCTCCGAAAAAGACCTCTCTGTGAAGAGAGCTGACGAATATCATATATGGGTGAAAGATTAT GTTAGCTATTGGAGCAACACACATAATTTTCCTGTGTGGGTTAAAGATATTTCGAATGGACCCCTGACTAGGGCCAGAACATGGCCCATGTACTTCACAAAAGGCTATTTGTTCCATACGCAGAAGCATGGCGAGGGAAGAAAGACATGTAACTATGGTGTGAGTGTTAAAGGAGAAAGTTACACAAATGCATCCGATGAAGCCAATTACTACGGGATATTGACTGATATCATACAAATTCAGTATGAGGGATCGGTCAATTTGAAAATCACACTTTTTAAGTGTAAGTGGTATGATCCGGTAATTGGTAGAGGCACTCGACGGAGAAATGGAGGCATCGTCGACGTTCTTTCATCGCGGAAATACTATAAATACGAACCATTTATTCTAG CGTCTCAAGCAGATCAAGTTTGTTATATACCGTATCCGTACGTTAAGAAACCAAAGCAGTCGTGGCTCAATGTTTTAAAAGTGAATCCAAGGAGAATCATTTCAGGAGAATATGAAGATAAAGAACCGACACTGTTGCAACAAGAAAATGATGATGCTGTTTTAATGACTACAATTGAAGAACTTGCAGTCGACCATTTGGTTCATGCTCGGGTACAACCTATAAATCTTGATATTGATGTGGAAGATGATGAACCAGAGGATGAATTCCAGTGTAATGTATCATCGTCTTCTTCTGATGATGGAGATGGAGAAGAACCCTATTAA
- the LOC117126252 gene encoding uncharacterized protein LOC117126252 has product MSGNYNYSNFREWMYKRIDEDTGKLSEEFIAGVDQFMTFASSQPLAQSNSGKFFCPCSVCRNDKFLPGPKIWKHIYNRGFMPDYYVWYKHGEEIDMELGTSYVDPTHLSGSEKVSNEDNNYVDMVNDAFRDNVSFDNYQQDDSYQNVVDPQHNHSKKFYDLLEGAQNCLYDGCREGQSQLSLAARVLQNKADYNLSEKCVDSVCQMLTDYLPEGNTATESHYETEKLMRNLGLPYYTIDVCVNNCMIFWKEDERWEKCQFCGADRRKPKDKRRRTKVPYSRMWYLPIADRLKRMYQSKKTAAAMRWHAEHQSKEGEMCHPSDAAEWKHFQEMHPQFAEEPRNVYLGLCTDGFNPFGMSRNHSLWPVILTPYNLPPDMCMNTEYLFLTILNSGPNHPRASLDIFLKPLIAELKELWSTGVEAYDVSLNQNFNLKAVLLWTISDFPAYGMLSGWTTHGKLSCPICMEDTKAFYLTNGRKTCWFDCHRRFLPPNHPLRKNRKDFLKGKNAVNEDPPDSLTGEQVYSERLKGVNPPKTSVCGGNGHEKKKSGYGKYHNWHKESIFWELPYWRDLILRHNLDVMHIEKNFFDNIMNTLMNVKGKSKDTINSRLDMEIFCDRPHLHLDGSGQAPFPPYTLNEDERRSLLECVKHAVKFPDGYASNLANCVDIENNKFSGMKSHDCHVFMERLLPFIFSELLDQNVHLALSAVGGFFRDLCSRTLQKNHVQILKKKHCYDHLQFGEDLSTIIF; this is encoded by the exons ATGTCTGGAAATTACAATTATTCAAATTTTCGTGAGTGGATGTACAAGAGGATCGATGAAGATACGGGGAAATTGTCAGAAGAGTTCATAGCGGGGGTGGATCAATTTATGACATTTGCGAGCAGTCAGCCTCTAGCACAGAGCAATAGCGGTAAGTTTTTCTGCCCATGTAGTGTTTGTCGGAACGATAAATTTCTTCCGGGACCAAAAATttggaaacatatatataatagagGATTTATGCCAGACTATTATGTATGGTATAAGCATGGAGAAGAAATTGATATGGAATTAGGAACAAGTTATGTTGACCCGACACATTTAAGTGGTAGTGAAAAAGTAAGTAATGAAGATAATAATTATGTTGATATGGTGAATGATGCATTTCGGGATAATGTGAGTTTTGATAACTATCAACAAGATGATAGTTATCAAAATGTAGTAGACCCACAACACAACCATTCGAAGAAGTTCTACGATTTGTTAGAAGGAGCACAAAATTGTTTGTATGATGGTTGTCGTGAAGGGCAGTCGCAGTTATCCTTAGCTGCTCGGGTCTTGCAAAACAAGGCAGATTATAATCTGAGTGAAAAGTGTGTAGATTCAGTATGTCAAATGTTGACAGACTATTTACCAGAAGGAAACACGGCAACCGAATCACACTACGAGACCGAAAAGTTGATGCGGAATTTAGGGCTCCCATATTATACAATTGATGTTTGTGTTAACAATTGTATGATCTTCTGGAAAGAAGATGAAAGATGGGAAAAGTGTCAATTTTGTGGTGCGGACAGAAGGAAGCCTAAGGACAAAAGACGTAGAACCAAGGTACCATATAGTCGTATGTGGTATCTACCTATAGCTGATAGGCTGAAGAGAATGTATCAGAGCAAGAAGACAGCAGCggcaatgagatggcatgctgAGCACCAATCAAAAGAGGGAGAAATGTGTCATCCATCTGATGCGGCAGAATGGAAACATTTTCAAGAGATGCATCCCCAGTTTGCCGAAGAACCTCGCAACGTTTATCTTGGATTATGTACAGATGGATTCAATCCATTTGGGATGTCTCGTAATCATTCGTTGTGGCCTGTGATCTTAACTCCATATAATCTACCCCCTGATATGTGCATGAATACAGAGTATTTGTTTCTTACAATTCTGAATTCTGGGCCAAATCATCCACGAGCTAGTCTTGATATCTTCCTCAAACCTTTGATTGCGGAGTTAAAAGAATTGTGGTCAACTGGAGTCGAAGCATATGATGTGtctttaaatcaaaattttaatctaaaAGCCGTGTTACTGTGGACGATAAGCGACTTTCCGGCGTATGGCATGCTATCAGGATGGACGACCCATGGTAAATTGTCTTGTCCAATTTGCATGGAAGATACAAAGGCTTTTTATCTGACTAATGGAAGGAAGacgtgttggtttgattgtcaccgAAGATTTCTTCCTCCTAATCATCCACTGAGAAAGAATAGAAAGGATTTCTTGAAGGGGAAAAACGCGGTAAATGAAGATCCACCTGATTCTTTAACTGGTGAACAAGTTTATTCAGAACGATTAAAGGGTGTCAATCCTCCAAAAACGTCTGTTTGCGGTGGAAACGGTCATGAAAAGAAGAAGTCTGGTTATGGGAAGTACCATAACTGGCACAAGGAAAgcatattttgggagttgccatacTGGAGGGACCTAATTCTCCGACATAATcttgatgtgatgcatatagagaagaatttttttGACAACATCATGAATACTCTTATGAATGTTAAGGGTAAATCGAAAGACACAATCAATTCAAGATTGGATATGGAAATATTTTGTGATCGGCCACACTTAcatcttgatggttctggtcaagctcCATTTCCTCCCTACACACTAAACGAAGACGAAAGGAGAAGTTTATTGGAATGCGTGAAACATGCGGTTAAATTCCCAGATGGATATGCTTCAAACTTAGCTAATTGTGTTGATATAGAAAACAACAAATTTTCTGGCATGAAGAGTCATGACTGCCATGTTTTTATGGAGCGGCTACTTCCATTTATCTTTTCAGAACTCCTTGACCAGAATGTTCATCTTGCGTTATCAG CTGTTGGAGGATTTTTCCGTGACCTTTGCTCGAGAACTTTGCAGAAAAATCATGTccaaattcttaaaaaaaaacattgttatGATCATCTGCAATTTGGAGAAGATCTTTCCACCatcattttttga